The proteins below come from a single Candidatus Delongbacteria bacterium genomic window:
- a CDS encoding helix-turn-helix domain-containing protein, whose protein sequence is KNRYNKTYIKYTLKPILVLHEPHIFVIVRIYLKYLFIMYKKQIPEHQLTRIREINLFIKNWRLNEGLSQKEFSELANVHVNSIYNLENQKYSNTPNLITLLNCIDATGLTLSQFFEGMN, encoded by the coding sequence AAAAATCGGTACAATAAAACCTACATAAAGTACACTTTAAAACCAATTTTAGTACTACATGAACCACATATTTTTGTGATTGTACGTATTTATCTGAAATATCTATTTATAATGTACAAGAAACAAATTCCAGAACACCAACTTACAAGAATTAGAGAGATAAATCTTTTCATAAAAAATTGGAGATTAAACGAAGGATTAAGCCAAAAAGAATTCAGCGAATTAGCCAATGTACATGTCAATAGTATTTATAATCTTGAAAATCAAAAATATTCAAATACTCCAAATTTAATTACGCTATTAAATTGTATTGATGCTACTGGATTAACCTTATCGCAATTTTTTGAGGGTATGAATTAG
- a CDS encoding CopG family transcriptional regulator produces METVKGYKKSRESKKEILYSRMDDSMVDRLREIREKTGISVSEIIREAVRRLFDEVDKTGSINLKIN; encoded by the coding sequence ATGGAAACAGTAAAAGGTTACAAAAAATCGAGAGAGAGTAAAAAAGAGATTTTATACAGCAGAATGGATGATTCAATGGTTGATAGATTGCGTGAAATTAGAGAAAAAACAGGCATATCTGTTAGTGAAATTATTCGTGAAGCAGTGAGAAGATTATTTGATGAAGTTGATAAAACAGGTTCTATCAACCTGAAGATTAATTAG